Proteins from one Flavobacterium sp. N2038 genomic window:
- the truA gene encoding tRNA pseudouridine(38-40) synthase TruA, producing MRYFIQFAYNGTPYHGWQFQPNAPSVQETLNKALSVLLNSTINVMGAGRTDTGVHAEEMYGHFDFETQLDIPVLVHKLNSYLPKDIAIFDIILVHDDAHCRFDATKRTYEYHINTVKNPFLQELSWYVNQKLDVALMNEAAKILLNHTDFQCFSKVNTDVNTFDCTVFEAYWKNENNKLIFTISANRFLRNMVRAIVGTLINIGLHKITLADFETIIASKSREKAGFSVPAHGLYLTKIDYDYL from the coding sequence ATGAGATATTTTATTCAATTTGCATATAACGGAACACCTTATCATGGCTGGCAATTTCAGCCAAATGCTCCGTCAGTTCAGGAAACTTTAAACAAAGCGCTTTCGGTTTTATTAAACTCTACCATAAATGTAATGGGTGCCGGAAGAACTGATACAGGAGTTCATGCCGAGGAAATGTACGGGCATTTTGATTTTGAAACTCAATTGGATATTCCGGTTTTAGTACATAAACTCAACTCTTATTTACCAAAAGATATTGCCATTTTTGACATTATATTGGTTCATGACGATGCTCATTGCCGATTTGATGCTACTAAACGAACGTATGAATATCATATCAATACTGTTAAAAATCCTTTTTTACAAGAACTTAGCTGGTATGTAAATCAAAAATTAGATGTAGCTTTGATGAATGAGGCTGCAAAAATTTTACTGAACCATACCGATTTTCAATGTTTTTCTAAAGTAAATACAGATGTCAATACATTTGATTGCACGGTTTTTGAGGCGTACTGGAAAAACGAAAATAATAAATTGATTTTTACGATTTCGGCAAACCGTTTTTTAAGAAATATGGTTCGGGCCATTGTAGGTACTTTGATTAATATAGGTTTGCATAAAATTACGCTGGCAGATTTTGAAACTATTATAGCCAGCAAAAGCAGAGAGAAAGCAGGATTTTCGGTTCCGGCTCATGGTTTGTATTTAACCAAAATTGATTACGATTATTTATAG